Within Inmirania thermothiophila, the genomic segment TCGGCGTGCGCTACGACGACGTGGACAAGGTGCCGGCGATCCTAGAGGACATCCGGCGCATGCTGCGCGAGCACCCCGAGATCGCGCAGGACCAGACCCTGATGGTGCACTTCAACCAGTTCGGACCCTCATCGCTGGACTTCTTCGTCTACTGCTTTACCCGGACCACGCAGTGGGTGCGCTACCACGAGGTCAAGGAGGACGTGCTGCTCCGGATCCACGACATCATCCGCCGCCACGGCGCCGAGGTGGCCTTCCCCACCACCACCGTGCACGTGCCCGAGCCGGTGGAGCTGGCCGGGCTCGGCCTTGGGGCGCAGCGGTGAGGCGCCGGCCCCGCATCGGCGTCGCCCTCGGCGGCGGGGCGGCCCGCGGCTGGTCCCACATCGGCGTCCTCGAGGCCCTCGCCGAGCGGGGCATCGTCCCCGACGTCGTCGCCGGGACCTCCATCGGCGCGCTGGTGGGGGGCGCCTTCGCCGCCGGCCAGCTGGAGCGGCTGCACCGCTGGGTGGAGACCCTGCGCTGGCAGGACGTGGTGGGCTATCTGGACCCGGCCTTCAACGGCGGCCTCATCGGCGGGCGGCGGCTGTTCGAGTTCTTCCGCCGCCACTTCGAGGACCGCCCCATCGAGGCGCTGGAGCGCCCCTTCGGGGCCACCGCCACCGACATCGAGAGCGGACGCGAGGTGTGGCTGCGCGAGGGCTCGCTGCTGGAGGCGGTGCGCGCCTCCATCGCCCTGCCGGGGCTGTTCACGCCGCTGGCGCGCGACGGGCGGCTGCTGGTGGACGGCGGGCTGGTGGATCCGGTGCCGGTCTCCCTCTGTCGGGCCCTCGGCGCCGACCTCGTCATCGCCGTGGACCTCAACGCCGACCTCATGCGCCGGCCGCCGCAGCGCCCGGCGGCGGAGGGGGACGACGAGGAGGAGGGCGAGACCGGGCGGCTGCGGGCGCTGCTGCGCCTCGGCGCCGAGGAGCTGCGGCGGCGCCTGCAGCGGGAGGATGGGCCGTCGCTGATCGACGTGGTCCTGCGCAGCATCCACATCATGCAGTACCGCATCACCCGCAGCCGCATGGCCGGGGATCCGCCGGACCTGCTGCTCGCCCCGCGCGTCGGCGGCATCGCGCTGATGGAGTTCCACCGCGCCGCCGAGGCGGTGGCGGCCGGGCGCGAGGCGGTGGACCGGGCCGGGGCGGCGATCGCGGACCTGCTGCGTCCGTGAGCGGCGGCGCCTACCTGCTGCGGCTGGAGCTTGCGGTGCCGGTGACCGTGGCGGTGGGACGGCTGGGGCGGCACAGGCTGCCGGCGGGCGGCTACGTCTATGCCGGCAGCGCCCGGGGCGGGCTCGCCGCGCGCGTCGCGCGGCACCGCCGGCTCGCCCTCGCCGGCGCGGGGCGGCGGCACTGGCACGTGGACGCGCTGCTGCTGCACCCGGCCTGCCGCTGGCACGAGCCGCTGCTCGTCCCGGAGGGCGACGAGTGCGCGCTGGTGCAGGCCCTGCTCGCGCGGGGCGGCTTCGCGGTGCCGGTGGCGGGCTTCGGCGCCAGCGACTGCCGCCGCGGCTGCCCCGCGCACCTGCTGCAAGCGGCGGGCGGCGTCGGCGATCTGCGTCTATAATGCCCCGCCTTCGGCACGACGCGGGGGACCGGCATGCACCTTTCGCGAGAGGCGCTGGAGGCGACGCTGGGCGGCGCCGAGCTCATCCACGACGCCGCCGCGGTGGAGGCGGCCTACGACCGCATGGCGGCGGAGATCCGCGAGCGCATCGGCGCGAGCGACCCGCTGGTGCTGTGCGTCATGATGGGGGGGCTGGTGCCGACGGCCAAGCTCATCGCCCGCTTCGACTTCCCCTACCGCCTCGACTACCTGCACGCGACCCGCTACCGCGGCGCCACCCGCGGCGGCGAGCTGCACTGGCTCGCCGAGCCGACGACCCCTCTCGCCGGGGAGACGGTGCTGGTGGTGGACGACATCTTCGACGAGGGCCTGACCCTGCGCGCCATCGTCGAGCACTGCCGCACCGCCGGCGCGGCGCAGGTCCTGACCGCGGTCCTGGTCAACAAGCGGCACGAGCGCAAGCACGGGATGCGGGTCGACTTCGTGGGGCTCGACGTCCCCGACCGCTACGTCTTCGGCGAGGGGATGGACTACCAGGGCTATCTGCGCGGGCTCGGCGGCATCCGCGCCATCGACGGGGGGCACTGAGCCGTGGCCGCGCTGGCGATCATCGGCGGCACCGGGCTGACGCGGCTTGCCGGCCTCGAGCTCACGGAGCGGCGGGTGGTGCACACCCGCTGGGGCAGCCCCTCCTCGGCGCTGCTCCTCGGGCGGCTGCACGGGCGCGAGGTGATCTTCCTCGCCCGCCACGGCGAGCGCCACACCATCCCGCCGCATCGGGTCAACTACCGCGCCAACATCCAGGCCCTGAAGGACGCGGGCGTGGAGCGGGTGCTGGCGGTGGCCGCCGTGGGCGGCATCCGCGGCGACCTCGCGCCGGGGCGGCTCGCGATCCCGGACCAGATCATCGACTACACCCACGGGCGGGCGCAGACCTTCTTCGAGGACGACCTGGAGGAGGTGGTCCACGTCGACTTCACCGAGCCCTACTGCGAGGCGCTGCGCCGACGCCTGATCGAGGCCGCCGAGGCCGCCGGCGTGCCCTTCAGCCCGCACGGGACCTACGCCGCCACCGAGGGCCCGCGCCTCGAGACCGCGGCCGAGATCGACCGCCTCGAGCGCGACGGCTGCCACATGGTGGGCATGACCGGGATGCCGGAGGCCGCCCTCGCCCGCGAGGCGGGCCTCTGCTACGCCGCCTGCGCGGTGGTCGCCAACTGGGCCGCGGGACGCGGCGAGGGGCCCATCGGCATGGACGAGATCCGCCGCAACCTCGAGACCGGCATGGGCCACGTGGGCCGGCTGCTTGAGGCGCTGATGCCGCGCCTGTAGACTCCGGTCCGTCGCCCGCCCCGCGGACGCGGGGCACCGACAGGGGGAGATCGCCGTGCTTCATGCCCAGCCGCGCGGGCTGCCCGTGCCGCGATGGGTCCTCCTGCTCTGGTTCGCCGTCGCCGGCGTCGCCGTCGTCGTCGGGGCGTGGCTGTGGTCGGAGCAGCGCCTGCGCGAGGAGACCGCCCACCAGCAGCACCACGCCGCGGGCGCCTACCAGGCCTACGTCTCCGGGCGCATCGGGCTGATGCATGCGCTCGCCCGCTCGATGGCGCTGGCCGAGCCCATGCGCGAGCTCGCCGCGCGGCCCACCGACCTGCGCGCGCGCATCCGCGCCGTCGCCTATCTGCAGCGCTTCGTGGCCACGGTGGGCGCCGAGGGGGCGGAACTGCTGACGGCGGACGGCCTCGTGCTCGCCTCCTCGGACCCGGAGCGGGTGCGGCCGGGCACCACCCATCCGCCCCGTCCCTATCTGCGGCGGGCGCTCGAGCACGGCCACGCCAACTGGATCGGCACCGAGGACGGCGGCGACGAGCTCGTCATCCACATGGCCACCGCCCTGGATGGCGGGTCGGGGAAGGCGGTGCTGGCGGTGCTGGAGTACCCGGTGGAGATGCTGTCCGGCGCCGAGCTGGCGGCCACCCACCCGGGCAGCGTGCTGGCCCTGCTGGACGAGTACGGGGTGGTCGCGGCGGGAACGGCGTCCAGCCTGCGCCTGCACACCCTCGGGACGCTGGACCCCACCGTGCGCGCGCGCATCCTCTCCGAGTCCCCCTACGGCGGGCGTCTGCCCGACCCGCTGGCGGTGCGCCGCCGCATCGAGCACGAGGGCGCGGTGATCCTCGAGCTCGCGCAGCGCCTGCCCGAGCTCGACGCCCTCCACGGCCACGACCACGGCGACGAGCCGGAGCACGGAGCCGAGCCCGGCGATGCGGAGGAGGCGCACGGCACGGACGGGGCACGGGCCGCCGAGGCGCACGACGATGCCGCCGCGGAGGGCGGCGGCGCGGCCGCAGGGGGCGGGGCGGACCATGGGCACCGGCTCGTGGTCTCGGCGGCGCCGGTCCCGGGCACGCGCTGGCAGACCCTCACCCTGCAGCCGGTGCCGGAGCGCTGGCCGCTCTTCGTCCAGAGCCTCGGCTTCGCGTTGCCGCTCTGGGGCGTGATCGTGCTCGGCACCCTCTACCTGGTGCAGCGCGCCCGCTACCTGCGCGAGCTCTACGAGCGCGCGATCCGCGATCCCCTCACGCGGCTCTACACACGCCTCTACATGGAAGAGGCGGTGAAGGTCCTCATCGAGGCCTGCGAGCGCCGGCGCCTCCAGGGCCTCGCCGTGGTCCTGTTCGACATCGACCACTTCAAGCGCGTCAACGACACCTGGGGCCACGCCGCGGGCGACGAGGTGCTCAAGGCCGTGGCGCGGGTCATCCTCGAGGACACGCGGCCCACCGATGTGCAGGTGCGACTCGGCGGCGAGGAGATGGTGGTGTGGCTGCCGGAGCCGAACCTCGAGGGTGCGGTGGCATGCGCCGAGCGGCTGCGTCGCCACGTGGAGCAGATGCGGATCGCGACGCCGCAGGGCGAGATCGCGGTCACCGTCAGCGCCGGGGTGGCGCTGCGGGCGCCGGGGGAGGACATGGAGGCGGCGATCCGGCGGGCCGACGAGGCCCTCTACCGGGCCAAGGCCGAGGGGCGGAACCGGGTCGTCGCGGCGCCTGCCCCCGCGGCCGGGTCGCAGGCCGCGGCCCCGGTATAATCGCCCGCCGGCCCATCGCCACGGAGCGGATCCATGTCCATGCTGGAGATCCAACGGCGCGGCGACGTCGCCGCGATCCGGCTCGCCCACGGCACCGTCAACGCCATCGGCCCGGCCCTCGTGGAGGCGCTGGAGCAGGCGCTGGACGGCTGCGTCGACGCCGGCGCCGTGATCCTCGCCGGCAACGAGAAGTTCTTCTCCATCGGTCTGGCGCTGCCGGAGCTGCTGGGGCTTGGGCGCGCCGAGATGGAGCCCTTCTGGATGCGCTTCTGCGCCCTCGTGCGCCGCCTCTACGCCTTTCCGCGGCCGACGGTGTGCGCCGTGACGGGGCACGCCACCGCGGGCGGGGCGGTGCTGGCGCTGGCCTGCGACTTTCGTGTCATGGCCGCGGGCCGGCGCCTGATCGGCCTCAACGAGGTCCGGCTGGGCCTGCCGGTGCCGCTGCTCGCCGACCTCGTGCTGCGCCAGGTGGCGGGCGATCGCCGCGCCACCGAGCTTCTCTACCACGGCGAGTTCCTGACCCCCGAGGCGGCGCGCGCCGCCGGGATCGTGGACGAGGTGGTGCCGGAGGTGGAGGGGGCGGTGGCCCGTGCGCACCAGCGCGCCGAGGCCCTCGCCGCGCTGCCCGCGGCGGCGCTGGCGCAGCTCAAGGCGCAGCGCACGGCGGGCGTGCTCGCCGCCTACGAGGCCGGCGGCGGCGCCGAGGCCGATCGCGCCTTCCTCGACTTCTGGTTCGAGCCGGCGGTGCAGGCGCGGCTCGCCGAGGCCGCGCAGCGCTTCTGAGGCGGCCCGTGCCCACCGAGCGGCGCCTGGCGCGCATCCGCGAGGTCCTGGCCCGGCGCCAGCCGGACCTCACGGTGGTCATGGACAACGTCCACAAGCCCCACAACCTCGCCGCCATCGCGCGCACCTGCGACGCCGTCGGCGTCCTCGAGGTGCACGCCATCTGCCGCGAGGGCCCGGTCAGCCTCAGCCGCAAGGTGGCCATGGGCACCCACAAGTGGGTGCCGGTACGCAGCCACCGCAGCGTGGCCGAGGCCTACGCGGCGCTGCGCGGCGCAGGCTTCGCCATCCTCGCCGCCGATCTCTCGGCGGATGCGCGCGACTACCGCGAGGTGGACTACACCCGGCCCACCGCGATCGTGGTGGGGGCCGAGCTCGACGGCATCTCCGAGGAGGCCTCGCGCGGGGCCGACGGGCGCATCGTCATCCCCCTCCACGGCATGGCCGCCTCCCTCAACGTCTCCGTGGCCACCGCGGTGATCCTCTACGAGGCCCTGCGCCAGCGCGAGGCGGCGGGTCTCTACGACGCCCCCCGGCTCGATCCCGCGCTGCATCAGCGCCTCCTGGTGGAGTGGGCCTATCCGCAGGTGGCGGCCTGGTGCCGGCGCACCGGGCGTCCCTATCCCGCCCTGGACGAGGCCGGGCGCCTGCCGGACGGCTTCCTCAGCGCGATGGAGGCGCCGGAGGAGGGCTGACGGCGCCCGCCGCCGGGACCTCCGGGGGCGGCAGGGGGCGGTCCTCGGCGCGGACCTGGAGCAGGATCCCGAAGCGGGGGTGGTCGAAGTAGTGCAGCTCGCCGATGCGCACGCGCCGTGCCTCGCGGATGCGCATGCGCTCCCGCGCCGGCACCGCGAGGAGCCCGGCGAGGGGGTCGTCGGCGGCGAGGGGCGGCAGCAGGGGCTGCGCCGGGACCGGCTCGGTGAGGAGGAGGTCCACGCCGGCGACGAGGTAGAGGCCGGTGGCGTCGATGCGCACCGTGCCGAGGAGCTCGGGGCCGTCCCCGGCGACGGACTCCGCCGCCGCCTCGCCCGTGGCGGGACCGCCCGGGGCCGCCTGCGCGAGCGCCTCGGCCGGCGCCTCCGGGGCCGCGGGCGGCGGCCAGGCGATGCGCACGGGGTCCGTGACCTCGCGCCGCTGCGCCCAGCCGGTGTGGAGGAGGACGCGGTAGCCCGGGGCCGCTGCCAGGCGCGCGGCCAGAGGGGCGAGGGCGAGGCCGTCGCCGGGCAGGGGTTCGAGATCCACCGGCGCGCCATCCCCCGCCGCGGGGGGTGCCGCCTCGGGCACGCCGGCGCCGTCCTCGGCCGCGGGCGGCGCCCCCTCGGGCACGCTGCGGGCGCCGTCGAGATCGGGCATCCCCGGATCGGCCGCCCAGCGCTCGCCGCCCTCGATGCGGTCGCGGGCGAAGACCACCACCTCCACCTGGTACCACCGCTCGGTGGGGACCTCCTGGGCCGGTGCCGCGGGCGCCAGCGCAAGCGCGAACAGGAGGGCGAGGGCCGCGCGCATCAGGCCGCCTCCGCGAGGGCGAGCCGCCCCAGCAGCGACTCCACCAGGGCGAAGCGCGCCTCGGGGTCGGGCAGCTCGGCCTGGAAGCGCAGCCGCTCCTGCCCCTCCAGGCGGTAGCGGCCGGGTTCGCCCTGCACCAGCTGGACCAGCTTCAGGGGGTCGATGCGCGGCGCGGGACCGAACTCGATGCGCCCGCCGCGGGGGCCGGCCTCGATGCGGGCGATGCCCATGGCCTCGGCGCGGCGGCGCAGCCGCGTCAGGCGGAAGAGGTTCTTGACCTCGGGCGGCAGCAGCCCGAAGCGGTCCACCATCTCCACCTCCAGGGCGTGCAGGGCCGCCTCGTCGGCGGCGCCGGCGATGCGCTTGTAGAGGACGAGGCGGGTGTGGACGTCGGGGAGGTAGTCCTCCGGGATCACCGCCGGCACGCGCAGCTCCACCTCGGGGCCGCGGCCGCCCCCCTCCAGCAGCTCGGGCTCGCGGCCGGCCTTGAGGGCGGCGACGGCGCGCGCCAGCATGTCCATGTAGAGGCTGTAGCCCACCTCCTGGATCTGGCCGCTCTGCTCCTCGCCCAGGAGCTCTCCGGCGCCGCGGATCTCCAGGTCGTGGTTGGCGAGGAGGAAGCCCGAGCCCAGCGCCTCCAGCGACTCGATGGCCTCCAGGCGCTTGACCGCGTCGGCGGTCATGGCCGCGCGCGGCGGCACCAGCAGGTAGGCGTAGGCGCGGTGGTGGGAGCGGCCGACGCGGCCGCGCAGCTGGTGCAGCTGCGCCAGGCCGAGGCGGTCGGCACGGTCGATGAGGATGGTGTTGGCGCGCGGGATGTCGATGCCGCTCTCGATGATGGTGGTGCAGACCAGGACGTCGAAGCGGTGGTGGTGGAAGTCCACCATGATGGTCTCGAGCTCACGCTCGCGCATCTGCCCGTGGGCGATGCGCAGCCTCGCCTCGGGCACCAGGGCCTGGACCCGCCGGGCCACCCCCTCGATGCTCTCGACGCGGTTGTGGACGAAGTAGACCTGGCCGCCGCGGTGGAGCTCGCGGCGGATCGCCTCGGCGACGAGGGTGTCCTTCCACTCGGTGACGAAGGTCTGCACCGCGAGCCGGTTCACCGGCGGGGTGGTGATGATGGAGAGGTCGCGCAGCCCCGAGAGGGCGAGGTTGAGGGTGCGCGGGATCGGCGTCGCCGTGAGCGTGAGCACGTCCACCTCGGCGCGCAGGGCCTTGAAGCGCTCCTTCTGACGCACGCCGAAGCGGTGCTCCTCGTCGATGATGACGAGGCCGAGGTTGCGGAAGCGGACGCTGCGCTCGAGCAGCTTGTGGGTGCCGATGACGATGTCCACCCGGCCCTCGGCCAGCGCATCCAGCACCCGCGCGGTTTCGCGGCCGCTGCGGAAGCGCGACAGCACCTCGATGCGCACCGGCCAGTCGGCGAAGCGGTCGCAGAAGTTGAGGTAGTGCTGCTGGGCCAGCAGGGTCGTCGGCACCAGCATCGCCACCTGCCGCCCCGCCTGCACGGCGACGAAAGCGGCGCGCATGGCGACCTCGGTCTTGCCGAAGCCCACGTCGCCGCAGACCACCCGGTCCATGGGGGTGGGCGAGCGCAGGTCGGCGAGCACCGCGTCGATCGCCGCCGCCTGGTCCGGCGTCTCCTCGAAGGGGAAGGCGGCGCAGAAGGCGGCGTAGTCGGGTCCCGGGTCGGTCACCGGGGGGATCTCGCTGGCGGCGCGCCGGGCGTAGATCTCGAGCAGCTCGGCGGCGACGTCGCGCACCTTCTGCGCCGCCCGCCGCCGCGCCCGTTTCCACTGCTCGCCGCCGAGCCGGTGCAGGGGCGCGTTCTCCGGCGCCGCGCCGGTGTAGCGGCTGACCAGGTGCAGCGAGGTGACGGGGACGTAGAGGCGGTCGCCGCCGGCGTACTCGATGACCAGGTACTCGCCCTCGATGCCGCCGGCCTGCATCCGCTCGAGCCCCTGATAGCGGCCGACACCGTGGTCCTCGTGCACCACCGGGGTGCCCGGGCGCAGCTCCGCCAGGTCCCGCACCACCGCCTCGGGGTCGCGCGCGGCGCGGCGCCGGCGGGGGCGCGGCTGCGCCGCCCGCTCGCCGAAGAGCTGCCGCTCCGTGATCACGGCGAGGGCGGGCTCGTCCGCCACCAGCCCCTCCTCCAGCGGCGCCACCGCCAGCGCGCAACGGACCTCGCCGTCGCGGAACGCCGCCCAGCCGTCCACCGGCACGGTCTCGATCCCGTGCCCGCGGAGCTGCGCCCGCAGCACCTCGCGCCGGCCCGGCGAGTCGGCGGCGAAGAGCACCCGCCCGGGGAAGCCCTCGAGGAAGGCGCGCAGGGCGCGGGCGGGGTCGGCGGCGCGCGGCTCGAGCCGCACCGCGGGCGGCGGCCGCGTGGCGAAGCGCACGGCGTCGTCGGCGAGCCCGCCGAGCTCGATGCGCGGATGGAGCGCGAGCCGCGCGGTGAGGCCGCCGGGGCTCAGGTAGAGGTGCTCCGGCGCGAGCGGCGGCCACTCCGGGTCGGCGGCACGCAGCGCGTGGCGGGCGCCGATGTCGGCCCAGAGGCGGTCGGCCGCCTCCGCGAGCCCCGCCGGCGTGACCACCGGCGCCTCCGCCGGCAGATAGTCGAACAGGGTCGCCGTCTCCTCGAAGAAGAGGGGCAGGTAGTGCTCGATGCCCTGGGGCAGGCGCCCGGCGCTGACCTCGCGGTAGACCCGGCTGCGGGTGGGATCGGCGTCGATGAGGGCGCGGTGGCGCTGGCGGAAGCGCGTGATGGCGACGTCGTCGGCCGGGAACTCCCGCGCCGGCAGCAGCCGCACCCGCTCCACCCGATCCAGCGAGCGCTGGCTGTCGGGGTCGAAGGTGCGGATCGACTCGATCTCCTCGTCGAAGAGGTCGATGCGATAGGGCAGCTCGCTGCCCATGGGGAAGAGGTCGAGGATGGAGCCGCGCACGGCCATCTCGCCGTGCTCGGTCACCTGGGGCACGACGCGGTAGCCCGCGGCGGCCAGCCGCGCCCTGGCCGCGCCCAGCGACAGGCGCTGTCCGGTCTCCACGAGCAGGCTGTGGGCGGCGACGTAGTCCGGCGGCGGGGTGCGCAGGATGGCCGCCGTCAGCCCGGCGAGGACGATGCCGCGCCCGAGCCCGGGCAGCCTCGCGAGGACCTCGAGCCGGCGCGAGACCACCTCCGGCGCCGGGGAGAAGGCGTCGTAGGGCAGGGTCTCCCAGTCCGGGTAGACCAGCAGCGGCAGCGACGCGTCGCAGAAGACCGCGAGCTCGGCCTCGAGCCGCTGCAGCTCCGCACCGTCCGGCGCCAGCACCAGCAGCGGGGCGTCGGCCCGGCGGGCCGCCGAGGCGAGCGCGAGTGCCGCGGCGCTGCCGTGCAGGCCGCCCCAGACGACGCGCCCCGCGGACCCGCGCGGCAGGACCGGGTCGAGGATGCTCACGTGCTCGCGGGCCATGGGGGGCGCATTGTAGCCGCTTGCACCCCGCGGCGCAGGCGGGGCCGCCGTCAGACCAGACCGTGGAAGGGCTGCACCGTGACCTCGTCGCCCGGCTCCACGCCCTCGCTCCCCGCGGGCAGGACGATGAAGCAGTTGGCCGCGGCCATGGAGCTCAGAATCCCCGAGCCCTGGGGCCCGGTGCTGCGCACCACCCAGCGCCCCTCGGCGTCGGTCTCGAGGATGCCGCGCTGGAACTCGGTGCGGCCGCGGCCCTTGCGCAGCCGCGACACGCACGGCACGCGCAGCTCCGGCGGCCGCGTCACCCGCGCCCCCGCCATGCGCCAGAGCGCCGGCTGCACGAACTGGTAGAAGGTCACCATCACCGAGACCGGGTTGCCGGGCAGGCCGAAGAACCAGGCCCCGCCCAGGCGTCCGAAGGCGAGGGGCTTGCCCGGCTTCATGGCGATGCGCCACATGCGCACCTCGCCCAGCGCGTCCAGGGTCTGCTTGACGTAGTCGGCCTCGCCCACGGAGACGCCGCCGGAGGTGATCACCACGTCGGCCTGGGCGGCGGCCTCGGAGAAGGCCTCGCGCATGGCCTCGGGGTCGTCGCGGATGACCCCGAGGTCGAGCAGCTCCACCCCCAGCCGGCGCAGCATGCCGTAGAGGCTGTAGCGGTTGCTGTCGTAGACGTCGCCGAGGCCCAGCGGCTCGCCGATGCCGCGCAGCTCGTCGCCGGTGGAGAAGAAGGCCACCCGCACCCGCCGCAGCACCGGCACCTCGGCGAGGCCCACCGAGGCGGCCACCCCCAGCTCGGCGGGACGGAAGACGGTGCCGGCGCCGATCACGACCCCGCCGCGGGCGAGGTCCTCGCCGGCATGGCGGACGTTCTCGCCGGGCTCGTGGCCGGGGCCGAGGATGACCGTCTCCCCCTCGCGCCGCACCGCCTCCTGCATCACCACGGTGTCGGCGCCCTCGGGCATCACCGCCCCGGTCATGATCCGCACCGCCTCGCCGGGACCCACGACGCCGTCGAAGGGGGCGCCGGCGAGCGCCGTCCCCACCACGCGCAGGGCCCTCTCCCCCTCGGCGGGCAGGTCTGCGCCGCGCACGGCGTAGCCGTCCATGGCCGAGTTGGTGTGGGCGGGCACGTCGATGGGGGAGAGGATGTCGCGCGCGGCGACGCGGCCGAGGGCGTCGCGCAGGGCGACCCGCTCCACCGTGGTCACCGGCGTGACCTGCTCGAGGATGCGCCGGCGGGCCTCCTCCACCGGGAGCAGCCCGCCGGGCGCGGGCCCGGCACAGCAGTCGTGCGATCCGGTCGCATGCTCGCTCATGGGGTCACTCCATTCGTTCTTTCAAGATGTTGCACGCCTTTCCTGAAGAATGGCCTTCGGATCCGGCAGGAACCGCCCGCAGATGAACTCGGCGATCGCCTCGGGGCGGTTGAGGTCCAGGACCGGCACCGGCACCGCCCGCTGCGGGGGGGCGTCGGTGGCGAGCGCGATCACGGTCTCGTCCTCGAGGCAGAGCAGCGGCCGCCCGAGGACCGGGCGGTGCAGCTCGATCTTGGGGAAGCGCCCGTGCTTGAACCCCTCCACCAGGACCAGGTCGAGGCGGTGGCGGTCGAGGCGCTCGAGCAGCGCATCCAGGGGCGGCTCCCCGGTGTCGCCCATCTCCGTGACCAGGGCCCAGCGGTGGCGCGAGGCCACCAGCACCTGCTCGGCCCCCGCCTTGCGCACCTCGTAGCTGTCCTTGCCCGGATAGTCGATCTCGAAGTCGTGGTGGGCGTGCTTGACCACGCCGAGGCGCAGGCCGCGACGCTTGAGCAGCGGCACCAGCCGCACCAGCAGGGTGGTCTTGCCGGTGCCGCTGTAGGCGGCGATGCCGAGCACGGGGGCGGTCACGGGCGCCCCCCCGCGCCCACGCGGGCGGCGAGCTCGGCGAGCTGCTCGGGCTCGTTGGCGTTCATGAAGGCCTCGGGCCGGTCGGAGAAGTCCACCTCGACGGTGCGGTGGCGAGGATACCAGAGGTCGATCTTGCGGTCGCCGGCGGCCAGATAGGCCTCGAGGCTCGGCAGGAGCTCGCGGCGCAGGAGGGCGAACACCGGCTGCAGGCGCCGCCCGTCGTGGGCCACCGCGATCTCGGCCCCGGCCGCCTCGAGGGCGGCGCGCAGCCGGGCCACGAGGTCCGGCGGCACCAGCGGCGAGTCGCAGGGCACGGTGGCCACCAGCGGCGTGGTCGCCGCCGCGAGGGCGGCGGCGAAGCCGGCGAGGGGCCCCTGGAAGCCCGCGAGGGCGTCGCCCACCACCGGCACACCCAGGGCCTCGTAGGCCTCGCGGTTGCGGTTGGCGTTGATGAGCAGCGCCTCGCACTGCGGGCGCAGGGCGTCGAGGATGTGGGCCGCGAGGGGGCGCCCGGCGAGCTCCAGGAGGCCCTTGTCGCGCCCCCCCATGCGCCGCCCCCGTCCGCCGGCGAGCACGGCGCCGGTGACGCCGGCGGCGCTCACGGACCGCCCCCGGGACGGGCCAGCCCCGGTCCGCTGCGCGGGCCCTGCAGCGGCAGCTCCCGCAGCCGCCCGCCCTCCAGCAGCAGGTGGCGGTCGGCGAGCCGGGACACGGCGCGGGGCTCGTGGCTGGTGACGACGAGCCCGATGCCCTCCAAGCGGAGACGGCGCAGCAGGAAGTAGGTCTGCTCGCGGGCCTCGCCGTCGAGGTTCGCGGTGGGCTCGTCGAGGAGGAGGTAGCGCGGGGCGAGCACGCGGGCGCGGGTCAGGGCCACGCGCTGCTGCTCGCCGCCGGAGAGGCGCCGCGCATCGCGCCCGGCGAGATGGGCGATGCCCGCCCAGGCCAGCGCCTCCGCCACCCGCGCCGCCACCTCGGGGGCGGGAACCCCCTGCCGGCGCAGCCCGTAGGCGACGTTGTCGGCGACGGTGCCACGGAAGAGATAGGGCGCCTGATGGCAGTAGACGACGTCGCGGCGCAGCCGCGCCGCCGCCCGCGGCCAGCGCAGCGACGCCCCGTCCGCCAGCAGCAGCCCCTCGTCCGGGGGCAGGAGGCCCGCGAGGATGCGCAGCAGCGTCGTCTTGCCGGCGCCGTTGGCGCCGCTCAGGTAGAGACAGGCGCCGCGCTCCAGCTGCAGCCGCTCGATGTCGAGCAGCAGCCGCCCGTGCAGGCGCAGGCGCAGGCCGCGCAGCTCCAGGCCGCTCACGCGCCGAGCTCCCCGTGCCCCTGGAGGCGGGTGACGGCGAGGTTGAGGGAGAGGGCGAGCACCATCAGCACCAG encodes:
- a CDS encoding energy-coupling factor ABC transporter ATP-binding protein translates to MSGLELRGLRLRLHGRLLLDIERLQLERGACLYLSGANGAGKTTLLRILAGLLPPDEGLLLADGASLRWPRAAARLRRDVVYCHQAPYLFRGTVADNVAYGLRRQGVPAPEVAARVAEALAWAGIAHLAGRDARRLSGGEQQRVALTRARVLAPRYLLLDEPTANLDGEAREQTYFLLRRLRLEGIGLVVTSHEPRAVSRLADRHLLLEGGRLRELPLQGPRSGPGLARPGGGP
- the mobA gene encoding molybdenum cofactor guanylyltransferase MobA, translating into MSAAGVTGAVLAGGRGRRMGGRDKGLLELAGRPLAAHILDALRPQCEALLINANRNREAYEALGVPVVGDALAGFQGPLAGFAAALAAATTPLVATVPCDSPLVPPDLVARLRAALEAAGAEIAVAHDGRRLQPVFALLRRELLPSLEAYLAAGDRKIDLWYPRHRTVEVDFSDRPEAFMNANEPEQLAELAARVGAGGRP